The uncultured Desulfobulbus sp. genome window below encodes:
- a CDS encoding (2Fe-2S) ferredoxin domain-containing protein, with the protein MAIPEKQILVCQSFRSKGDPKGICHKQTDGFLQYLEEEILDRGLDIQIIATGCLKQCENGPVMVIQPDNLWYKGVNSTDIIDEILDGIEDGEPVSDYLIA; encoded by the coding sequence ATGGCTATCCCCGAAAAACAAATTTTAGTGTGTCAGAGTTTCCGCTCCAAAGGTGATCCCAAGGGAATCTGTCATAAACAGACGGATGGTTTTCTCCAGTATCTGGAAGAGGAAATTCTTGACCGTGGTCTGGATATTCAGATTATTGCCACCGGTTGCCTGAAGCAGTGTGAAAATGGACCGGTCATGGTTATTCAACCGGATAATCTGTGGTACAAAGGTGTTAATAGTACCGATATTATCGACGAAATCTTAGATGGTATTGAAGACGGCGAGCCGGTATCTGACTATCTTATCGCCTGA
- a CDS encoding hemolysin family protein → MEKVDPSSTGLVPSDEEPPGKTFFHKFKSALGFRGGPDTTEALELEIQELLEEGEEQGLISVHEEQLINSIFDFRETIASEIMTPSAEIVCADLHSSIPELVRLISEEGYTRIPIYEETFDQIIGILHAKDLLRICVQDTDTVIDLRQSLNPAVFIPESKPITELLREFQLKKMHMVIVVDEFGSVRGLVTLEDVIEEIVGEIDDEHDDEASELRIVDERTVIVDAKIDVEEVESHFQVSLPEGPYESVGGFIIHRLGKVPGSGTLVQESGLSFKVLGADPRRIKSIRIVRNDDTEPQS, encoded by the coding sequence ATGGAAAAAGTTGATCCGTCGTCGACAGGATTGGTCCCGTCAGACGAGGAGCCCCCTGGTAAGACGTTCTTTCACAAGTTTAAATCAGCTTTAGGTTTTCGTGGTGGCCCTGATACCACCGAGGCTCTGGAACTCGAGATCCAGGAGCTTCTGGAAGAGGGGGAAGAGCAGGGCTTGATCTCTGTTCACGAAGAGCAGTTGATCAATTCTATATTTGACTTTCGAGAGACCATTGCTTCTGAAATTATGACCCCATCGGCGGAGATAGTCTGCGCCGATCTGCATTCCTCGATCCCTGAACTCGTCCGTTTGATCAGCGAGGAAGGTTACACTCGAATTCCCATCTATGAAGAAACCTTTGATCAGATCATCGGTATTCTCCATGCCAAAGATCTTTTGCGTATTTGTGTCCAGGATACCGATACGGTGATCGATCTGAGGCAGTCGCTCAATCCAGCGGTCTTTATTCCGGAGTCTAAACCTATCACCGAGTTGTTGCGTGAATTTCAGCTCAAAAAAATGCACATGGTGATCGTGGTGGACGAGTTTGGCAGTGTGCGCGGACTGGTGACTCTGGAAGATGTAATTGAGGAGATCGTCGGAGAAATCGACGATGAGCACGACGATGAAGCCAGTGAGTTGCGTATAGTCGATGAGCGTACGGTTATTGTTGATGCCAAGATAGATGTTGAAGAGGTAGAGAGCCATTTTCAAGTGAGCTTGCCTGAGGGGCCATACGAGTCAGTGGGGGGGTTTATTATTCATCGCTTGGGAAAGGTGCCGGGTTCTGGCACCCTGGTGCAGGAAAGCGGCCTCTCGTTCAAAGTGCTTGGAGCTGACCCTCGCCGAATCAAGAGTATCCGCATTGTCCGCAATGATGACACCGAGCCGCAATCCTGA
- a CDS encoding PEP-CTERM sorting domain-containing protein — MKKAMLTMLMMGVVLVGATSSDSALQGQDMPQELSAAIQVHADKVPEPATMFLFGTGLIGLSALVRRKK; from the coding sequence ATGAAAAAGGCTATGCTAACCATGCTGATGATGGGGGTCGTTCTTGTCGGAGCGACAAGTTCCGATAGTGCCCTGCAGGGGCAGGATATGCCTCAAGAGCTGTCGGCAGCGATTCAAGTCCATGCCGATAAAGTTCCGGAGCCTGCCACTATGTTTCTTTTTGGAACCGGGCTCATCGGACTTTCCGCGCTCGTTCGCCGCAAAAAATAG
- the btsR gene encoding two-component system response regulator BtsR → MIRALIVDDEPHAREELEALLNETGAIEVVGSSANALEGIKAINTLRPEVVFLDIHMPMINGFEMLAMVNQEVMPHVVFITAYDEYSLKAFEEKTLDYLLKPVEPERLTKTISKLQELLRSGPAPSYEVAPIHRIPCFVGQRVRLICLRDVEYVSTSVAGTQVCTADACFYTEITLKVLEERAGLHRCHKQYLVNMESIQEIIFLPNGAAEILTLSNHKIPVSRRYLKSLKQKLLL, encoded by the coding sequence ATGATAAGAGCATTAATCGTGGATGACGAGCCACATGCCCGAGAAGAGTTAGAGGCCCTACTCAACGAGACAGGGGCGATCGAGGTGGTGGGCAGCAGCGCCAATGCCCTTGAAGGGATCAAAGCGATCAACACCCTGCGGCCGGAGGTGGTCTTTCTTGATATTCACATGCCGATGATCAACGGCTTTGAGATGTTGGCCATGGTGAACCAGGAGGTTATGCCCCATGTGGTGTTCATAACGGCCTATGACGAATACTCGCTCAAGGCCTTTGAAGAAAAAACCTTGGATTACCTACTCAAGCCCGTTGAACCTGAACGACTGACGAAGACGATCAGCAAACTCCAGGAACTGCTTCGTTCAGGCCCTGCTCCAAGTTATGAGGTGGCCCCGATACATCGTATCCCCTGCTTTGTCGGTCAACGGGTTCGCTTGATCTGCCTGCGCGATGTGGAATATGTCTCGACCAGTGTCGCTGGTACCCAGGTCTGCACAGCCGATGCATGTTTCTATACAGAGATCACGCTCAAGGTTCTGGAAGAACGGGCCGGGCTGCACCGTTGCCATAAACAGTACCTGGTGAACATGGAGAGTATTCAGGAAATCATCTTTTTGCCCAATGGCGCGGCTGAAATCCTTACCCTCTCCAATCATAAAATCCCAGTGAGCAGGCGTTACCTGAAGAGCTTGAAGCAGAAACTTTTATTGTAA
- a CDS encoding carbon starvation protein A: MTVFLLCLGLLVLGYIFYGAFVDRIIGSDPSRATPANTMADGADYVKMHPAKVFLIQLLNIAGLGPIFGPILGALYGPSALIWIVFGAIFAGAVHDHFSGMLSVRHQGKSIPDVVGYQLGNGFKQFMRLFSIVLLLLVGVVFVLGPAKLLGNMTGLAVPVWVGIIFCYYFLATVLPIDKIIGRIYPFFGAVLIFMAVGLISALAVQGYDFYPALTLDNLHPKDLPLWPLMFITIACGAISGFHATQSPMMARCLDNEKNGKKIFYGSMIGEAVIALIWATLGMAFYHGSDGLQAALDNGGPAAVVNQISTTLLGPTGGILAIIGVILLPITSGDTAFRSARLIIADFVKLPQAQSIKRLYIALPLFVVGFLISKAPFAVIWRYFGFSNQTLATIVLWAGAAYLIKKGSFHWIATLPATFMTAVCATYLAYAKIGFGLPIDIASIIGIGAAVAALGSFFFAFRKPVFVAKEA, from the coding sequence ATGACCGTTTTTCTCCTCTGTCTCGGCCTGCTTGTGCTGGGATACATTTTCTACGGTGCTTTTGTCGACCGCATCATTGGATCTGACCCCAGCCGGGCCACTCCGGCCAACACTATGGCCGATGGGGCGGATTACGTCAAAATGCACCCCGCCAAAGTTTTCTTGATTCAGCTGCTCAACATTGCAGGCCTGGGCCCAATATTTGGTCCGATTCTCGGTGCGCTCTATGGCCCGTCCGCGCTGATCTGGATTGTTTTTGGTGCCATCTTTGCTGGTGCTGTCCATGATCATTTTTCCGGTATGCTTTCCGTTCGTCATCAGGGCAAGAGTATTCCTGATGTGGTAGGGTACCAGCTGGGCAATGGCTTCAAACAGTTCATGCGCCTCTTTTCCATCGTCCTGCTGCTTCTGGTTGGTGTGGTCTTTGTTCTCGGACCGGCAAAACTGCTGGGCAACATGACTGGCCTGGCCGTGCCTGTCTGGGTGGGAATCATCTTTTGTTACTACTTCCTAGCGACGGTTCTGCCGATTGATAAAATCATCGGTCGCATCTATCCTTTTTTCGGTGCGGTTCTAATCTTCATGGCTGTTGGCCTGATTAGCGCGCTCGCTGTTCAAGGCTATGACTTCTACCCTGCCCTGACGCTGGACAACCTCCACCCCAAAGACCTGCCCCTCTGGCCGTTGATGTTCATCACCATTGCCTGCGGTGCGATCTCTGGTTTCCATGCCACCCAGTCTCCCATGATGGCACGCTGCCTGGATAACGAGAAAAACGGCAAAAAAATCTTCTACGGTTCCATGATCGGCGAGGCGGTTATTGCACTCATCTGGGCGACCCTTGGCATGGCATTTTATCACGGTTCCGACGGACTTCAGGCTGCTCTGGATAACGGTGGACCGGCTGCAGTGGTTAACCAGATTTCCACCACCCTGCTTGGACCGACCGGTGGCATCCTGGCCATTATCGGTGTTATTTTGCTTCCCATCACCTCAGGCGACACCGCCTTTCGCAGTGCCCGCCTGATTATCGCCGACTTTGTCAAACTGCCCCAGGCACAGAGCATTAAACGACTCTATATCGCTCTGCCGCTCTTTGTTGTTGGCTTTTTGATTTCCAAGGCGCCCTTTGCCGTCATCTGGCGCTACTTTGGCTTCTCCAACCAGACCCTGGCGACCATCGTACTCTGGGCCGGAGCCGCCTATCTGATCAAAAAAGGCAGCTTCCACTGGATCGCGACCCTTCCCGCAACCTTCATGACCGCTGTCTGCGCCACCTACCTGGCCTATGCCAAAATCGGTTTTGGTCTGCCCATTGATATCGCCTCGATCATCGGTATTGGCGCTGCAGTGGCCGCTCTGGGCTCATTTTTCTTCGCCTTCCGCAAACCTGTCTTCGTTGCCAAAGAAGCCTGA
- the lnt gene encoding apolipoprotein N-acyltransferase: MMTPSRNPDSLFTLIPASLFSAFLLALAMPGKIGWWPLLFIALVPLLWVALFARPGRSALAGLVFGLAYHLALMYWILIVLGRYGGLPLWVTLPALLLLSLYMALYPAFFCWLLARVAGRSWHRERSIAPLVWGAPVIWVGLEYIKGVAFSGFPWMDLGYGLFSQPKLIQAADLGGHHLISFTLVLCNALLVALIDRQRRTVRWGVQSERRLLIAAIAFLVFIGGYSMVRYQVVRTIAHRSLQAQVAVVQGNIDQSLKWSPERKMSTVATYIERSTQATSGQNTELVVWPETALPFYPQEDPLMFEVAKFTSKSNVWLLTGAPLYTIKPDPSGKPSVNYYNGALLLGPDGKLHGTHAKQHLVPFGEYVPFREYLPFLEPLVETAGNFTPGTDKKPLQLGVMHLGVLICYESIFPEIAHASVLAGANLLVNMTNDAWYGRSSAPYQSLAMAVFRAVENKRSLIRSANTGISGFIDPLGRVISQTALFEEDALVARVPMVDIMTVFNKQGFRFGSASALALAFLIVLRGRRDN; encoded by the coding sequence ATGATGACACCGAGCCGCAATCCTGATTCACTTTTTACCCTGATCCCCGCCAGTCTTTTCTCTGCCTTTTTGCTTGCCCTGGCCATGCCGGGCAAGATCGGGTGGTGGCCTCTGCTTTTTATTGCTCTGGTGCCGCTTTTATGGGTGGCACTTTTTGCCCGACCAGGACGTAGTGCGCTTGCAGGTCTTGTTTTTGGCTTGGCCTATCATCTGGCTCTGATGTACTGGATCCTCATCGTTCTTGGGCGGTATGGGGGGCTGCCCTTGTGGGTAACCCTGCCAGCGCTTCTTTTGCTTTCCCTGTATATGGCCCTCTACCCGGCCTTTTTTTGCTGGTTGCTTGCCCGGGTGGCCGGACGCTCCTGGCATCGGGAGCGCTCCATCGCCCCGCTGGTCTGGGGGGCTCCTGTGATCTGGGTTGGGTTGGAATACATTAAAGGCGTCGCCTTTAGTGGCTTTCCCTGGATGGATCTGGGCTATGGTCTCTTTTCTCAGCCTAAGCTGATCCAGGCGGCTGACCTGGGGGGGCACCACCTTATTTCCTTTACCCTAGTCCTTTGTAACGCGCTGCTGGTCGCCCTTATTGACCGGCAACGGCGAACGGTTCGTTGGGGAGTTCAATCTGAGCGACGTCTTTTGATCGCGGCCATTGCCTTTCTGGTCTTTATCGGGGGGTACTCCATGGTGCGTTACCAGGTCGTGCGCACTATTGCCCATCGATCTTTGCAGGCCCAGGTTGCCGTAGTGCAGGGAAATATCGATCAGTCGCTTAAGTGGTCTCCTGAGCGCAAGATGAGCACGGTTGCTACTTATATCGAGCGCTCAACCCAGGCGACGAGCGGACAGAATACTGAGTTGGTCGTCTGGCCTGAAACAGCGTTGCCTTTTTATCCGCAAGAAGATCCTTTGATGTTTGAAGTGGCCAAATTTACCAGCAAAAGCAACGTTTGGCTGCTTACCGGGGCACCTCTTTATACCATCAAGCCCGATCCATCGGGCAAGCCGAGTGTTAACTACTACAACGGGGCCCTCCTTCTGGGGCCGGATGGCAAGCTGCACGGCACCCATGCCAAGCAGCACCTTGTCCCCTTTGGAGAGTACGTCCCTTTCAGGGAATATCTGCCATTTCTAGAGCCTTTGGTGGAAACTGCGGGAAATTTCACCCCAGGAACCGACAAAAAACCACTGCAGCTTGGAGTGATGCACCTCGGAGTCTTGATCTGCTACGAGTCGATCTTTCCTGAGATTGCCCATGCAAGCGTGCTTGCTGGGGCAAACCTTCTAGTTAATATGACCAACGATGCCTGGTACGGTCGTTCCAGCGCTCCCTATCAATCCCTTGCCATGGCTGTTTTTCGAGCTGTAGAGAATAAGCGCAGCCTTATTCGTTCTGCGAATACCGGTATCAGCGGATTTATTGATCCTTTGGGCCGGGTGATCAGTCAAACGGCGCTCTTTGAAGAAGATGCCCTTGTCGCCCGAGTGCCCATGGTGGATATCATGACTGTTTTTAATAAACAGGGATTTCGTTTTGGCTCTGCCAGCGCTCTTGCTCTGGCTTTTCTCATTGTACTGCGGGGGCGTCGAGATAACTGA
- a CDS encoding transposase, with amino-acid sequence MIARCPEIFPLEIQHGYRMKDSYVSIRLNIRIRRIEVENTNFTIRPSFVMPYQTAFTKDIDNALFLRKFDIPFWALAHVFGRNASFWYRLESHLGRFSIVGTTIKEPAKLPAHLVADEKHTKIRGKKCYIPTTVAEGCILGVAVTEKADNADLERGYSTFKQEALDLKPKYSPKTVNTDGWAATKNAFGNLFPSICILSCFLHIYIKIRDRSKKKHRELFIEVATALWECFQAPTRRSFSQKIRRLVEAAQYESYPDVILAPLKKIKSNIVDYSMTYKHKGSHRTSNMLDRLMQGMDRHMYNTRYFHGSLEAAEQNIRGWAHIKNFAPQNPKTVKQHAGLKSPSEQLNGRRYHDCWLQNLLISSSLGGFRGAPLNPK; translated from the coding sequence ATGATAGCCAGATGTCCGGAAATTTTTCCGCTTGAGATCCAGCATGGCTATCGGATGAAAGACAGTTACGTCTCAATAAGGCTCAACATCCGGATACGACGGATAGAAGTGGAAAATACGAATTTTACCATACGTCCATCATTTGTGATGCCCTATCAAACAGCATTCACCAAAGATATTGACAACGCCCTGTTTCTACGAAAATTTGATATACCGTTTTGGGCACTTGCACATGTTTTCGGCAGAAATGCATCGTTTTGGTATCGGCTTGAAAGCCACTTGGGACGATTCAGTATCGTCGGGACTACCATTAAGGAACCGGCCAAACTGCCGGCGCATCTCGTTGCCGACGAAAAGCACACGAAAATACGGGGCAAAAAGTGCTATATCCCAACAACTGTGGCTGAAGGCTGTATACTCGGTGTCGCCGTTACCGAAAAGGCAGACAATGCCGACCTTGAGCGAGGCTACAGCACCTTCAAGCAAGAGGCTCTGGATCTAAAACCGAAGTACTCCCCAAAGACTGTGAATACAGACGGCTGGGCAGCAACCAAAAATGCATTTGGCAACCTTTTTCCATCGATATGCATCTTGTCCTGTTTTCTGCATATTTACATTAAGATACGCGACAGATCCAAGAAAAAACACAGGGAGCTATTCATCGAGGTGGCAACAGCGCTTTGGGAATGTTTTCAAGCCCCCACAAGGCGTTCATTTTCCCAAAAAATCAGAAGACTTGTGGAAGCAGCACAATACGAATCGTATCCTGATGTGATTCTAGCCCCTTTGAAAAAGATCAAGAGCAATATCGTTGATTATTCAATGACATACAAGCACAAGGGAAGTCACAGAACAAGCAACATGCTTGACCGGTTAATGCAGGGAATGGACCGCCACATGTACAATACGAGATATTTCCACGGTTCCCTGGAAGCAGCAGAGCAAAATATTCGGGGCTGGGCGCACATCAAAAATTTTGCTCCGCAAAACCCGAAAACGGTGAAACAACATGCTGGATTGAAAAGTCCATCCGAACAGTTGAATGGCCGTCGATATCACGATTGCTGGCTACAGAACCTTTTGATTTCCTCCTCTCTTGGAGGATTTCGAGGGGCTCCCCTAAATCCGAAATAA
- the prfB gene encoding peptide chain release factor 2 (programmed frameshift), with protein MVDTTDSTEARQMLTRLRDKMLVLKEHLDLDGKREQIELLERQTVSPNFWNDQDEAKKVQRQLGQLQDLVGVWEKNFGEIEDAEMLLEMAKEEGDEETCKEVVSGLDDLDKRVELVELECMFSGEHDTNNAILTIHAGAGGTEAQDWVSILTRMYLRWGELKGFSTDILDILPGDEAGTKSVTILLKGKYAYGYLRSEIGIHRLVRISPFDASGRRHTSFASVMVMPELDDDVDVEINDKDIRIDTYRASGAGGQHVNKTDSAIRITHFPTGIVVQCQNERSQHRNKDMAMKMLIAQLYEREQEEKLKNQENLQGDKKDIAWGSQIRSYVLQPYRLIKDHRTNTEEGNVDAVLDGRLDPFIKAYLLWQP; from the exons ATGGTGGATACAACTGATTCCACAGAAGCACGACAGATGCTCACGCGTCTCCGGGACAAGATGCTTGTCCTGAAGGAGCATCTT GACTTAGATGGCAAGCGAGAACAGATAGAGCTGCTGGAACGGCAGACAGTCAGCCCAAATTTCTGGAATGACCAGGATGAGGCGAAGAAGGTCCAGCGGCAACTGGGACAGCTGCAGGATCTGGTCGGAGTTTGGGAAAAAAATTTCGGTGAAATTGAAGATGCCGAAATGCTTCTTGAGATGGCTAAAGAAGAAGGAGACGAGGAGACCTGCAAAGAGGTGGTTTCCGGGCTGGATGATCTCGATAAACGGGTTGAACTGGTCGAGCTGGAATGCATGTTCAGTGGTGAGCATGACACCAACAACGCCATTTTGACCATCCATGCCGGGGCTGGTGGCACCGAGGCCCAGGACTGGGTTAGTATCCTCACCCGCATGTATCTGCGTTGGGGGGAGCTCAAAGGTTTTTCCACCGACATCCTTGATATTCTTCCTGGCGATGAGGCTGGAACCAAAAGCGTGACCATCCTCCTCAAGGGTAAATATGCCTACGGCTACCTGCGCTCCGAAATAGGGATTCACCGCCTGGTGCGGATCTCGCCCTTTGATGCCAGTGGTCGGCGCCATACCTCCTTTGCCTCGGTCATGGTCATGCCGGAGTTGGATGATGATGTCGATGTGGAGATCAATGACAAGGATATCCGCATTGATACCTATCGGGCCAGCGGTGCGGGTGGGCAGCACGTCAATAAGACAGATTCGGCCATCCGCATTACCCATTTCCCCACGGGCATCGTGGTCCAATGCCAGAACGAACGCAGCCAGCACCGCAACAAGGACATGGCCATGAAGATGCTCATTGCCCAGCTGTATGAGCGTGAGCAGGAAGAAAAGCTCAAGAATCAGGAGAACCTCCAGGGCGACAAGAAGGATATCGCCTGGGGCAGCCAGATTCGCTCGTACGTGCTGCAGCCTTATCGTTTGATTAAGGACCATCGCACCAATACCGAGGAAGGCAATGTGGATGCGGTGCTTGATGGGCGCTTGGATCCATTTATCAAGGCCTATCTCCTCTGGCAGCCGTAA
- a CDS encoding deoxyguanosinetriphosphate triphosphohydrolase, which produces MMETIREQLEEQERKILSPHACLSSRSRGRLFGEQDPCCLRTVFQRDRDRIIHSKTFRRLKHKTQVFLAPAGDHYRTRLTHVLEVSQIARTMAACLRLNEYLTEAIALGHDLGHTPFGHAGEYSLNLLHPKGFKHYRQSLRIVDFLEHDGQGLNLSWEVRNGILKHSKGYGEILPDDTTELAATLEGQLVRVADIMAYVNHDMDDALRADMLENTDLPLHLRAVLGDRASQRINSMVVDLVKTTIDRDDGRLHLSAQMNETITELRGFLYDHVYRNCRVHREFEKAQRIIRDLYGFFLEHEFPEKGLAACCARRAPSSSVEEEQKRHRQVCDFIAGMTDRYAMTLYSQIFMPKPWSTL; this is translated from the coding sequence ATGATGGAGACAATCAGGGAGCAGCTCGAGGAACAGGAACGAAAAATCCTCTCGCCCCATGCTTGTCTCAGTAGCCGTTCTCGAGGTCGGCTGTTCGGCGAGCAGGATCCCTGTTGCCTGCGTACTGTGTTTCAACGCGACCGTGACCGCATCATCCACTCCAAGACCTTTCGTCGACTCAAGCACAAGACCCAGGTCTTTCTTGCCCCGGCTGGCGATCATTACCGCACCCGGCTGACCCATGTGTTGGAGGTCTCGCAGATCGCCCGCACCATGGCCGCCTGCCTGCGATTAAACGAATACCTCACCGAGGCTATTGCTCTGGGGCATGATCTTGGCCACACCCCCTTTGGTCACGCGGGCGAGTACAGTCTGAACCTGCTCCACCCCAAGGGGTTTAAGCATTATCGCCAGAGTCTGCGGATTGTCGATTTTCTCGAGCATGACGGCCAGGGACTTAACCTGAGCTGGGAGGTGCGTAACGGTATCCTTAAGCATTCCAAGGGGTATGGTGAGATCCTTCCCGATGACACCACGGAGTTGGCTGCCACTTTGGAGGGGCAGCTGGTACGGGTGGCGGATATCATGGCCTACGTTAATCATGACATGGACGATGCTTTGCGCGCCGACATGCTGGAAAATACCGATTTACCCCTGCATTTGCGGGCTGTACTCGGAGATAGAGCCTCACAGCGGATTAACAGCATGGTGGTGGATTTGGTGAAGACGACCATTGATCGAGATGACGGTCGCCTGCACCTGAGCGCGCAGATGAATGAGACCATCACCGAACTGCGGGGATTTTTGTATGATCATGTCTACCGCAACTGCCGGGTGCATCGTGAGTTTGAAAAGGCGCAGCGAATCATCCGTGATCTCTACGGTTTTTTTCTCGAACACGAGTTTCCGGAAAAAGGGCTCGCGGCCTGTTGCGCCCGCCGTGCCCCTTCCAGCTCTGTGGAAGAGGAGCAGAAGCGTCATCGGCAGGTTTGCGATTTCATCGCGGGGATGACCGATCGCTATGCTATGACCCTGTATTCGCAGATTTTTATGCCCAAGCCATGGAGTACGCTCTAG
- a CDS encoding sensor histidine kinase, translated as MLRLEKKQFPSPTINGMHMDLITFSLDNIFLLLQQMSVFLVIAYLFTKTPAFRSFRVETLGERHMLSLYLIFSVFSILGTYFGLPIQDAIANTRAIGAVLAGIIGGPKLGLAVGFTAGLHRFTLGGFTAFSCGVSTTTEGLIGGLVHLYLVRNHRQTLLLSPQIAFFTTFVAEISQMLIILGLARPFDEALALVEVIALPMILANSAGAAIFVSIIRDQQRTYDELSVLFSAKAMRIAERTLTILGKGFPEHGAEELAQIVHEETGVGAVAITDREKVLAFTGIGSDHHRAGQILTSPHIIKSIEENRIVYADGVKRSWKCALATDCPLGSALSVPIRVDSELIGTINLFETKDTIFLGLNKTLGEGIANLISDQILHARYNEQKNLLVQSELKLVQAQINPHFLFNALNTIIAVIRKDANQARELLLHLSNFFRKNLKRTTDITTLAEELDHVQSYLKIEKARFGDQLTLEMDIDKSLHSLRLPVFSLQPLIENAIKHGISQMFGPGIVRISAHRQETNVVIEIEDNGGNYQEGGPIGLGMNIVEKRIKSLYGEAYGVQVTCEPQVRTLISITLPY; from the coding sequence TTGCTGCGACTAGAAAAAAAGCAGTTCCCTTCCCCCACCATCAACGGAATGCACATGGACCTGATCACCTTTTCTCTGGATAACATTTTCCTGCTCCTCCAGCAGATGTCGGTCTTTCTGGTTATTGCCTATCTCTTCACCAAGACACCTGCCTTTCGCTCCTTTCGTGTAGAAACCCTGGGTGAGCGCCACATGCTCAGCCTCTATCTCATTTTTTCGGTCTTTTCGATCCTCGGGACCTATTTTGGCCTGCCCATTCAAGATGCCATAGCCAATACCCGTGCTATTGGCGCTGTCCTGGCAGGCATTATCGGGGGACCAAAACTCGGCCTTGCAGTAGGATTCACCGCAGGTCTGCACCGTTTTACCCTTGGAGGTTTCACTGCTTTCAGCTGTGGTGTCTCCACCACAACCGAAGGGCTCATCGGCGGGCTCGTTCACCTCTACCTGGTCCGCAATCACCGGCAAACGCTGCTCCTCAGCCCGCAGATCGCCTTTTTCACCACCTTTGTCGCTGAAATTTCCCAGATGCTCATCATCCTTGGGCTGGCTCGCCCCTTTGATGAGGCTCTAGCCCTGGTCGAAGTCATCGCCTTGCCGATGATTCTTGCCAACAGCGCCGGGGCCGCCATTTTCGTGAGCATCATTCGGGATCAGCAACGAACCTACGACGAACTCAGCGTACTCTTTTCCGCCAAGGCCATGCGCATTGCCGAACGCACCCTTACTATCCTGGGGAAAGGGTTTCCCGAACATGGCGCCGAGGAACTTGCCCAGATCGTCCATGAAGAAACCGGGGTAGGGGCTGTGGCCATCACGGATCGAGAAAAAGTACTGGCATTCACCGGTATTGGCTCGGACCATCACCGTGCAGGTCAGATCTTGACCTCACCCCATATTATTAAATCCATAGAAGAAAACCGTATTGTCTATGCCGATGGTGTTAAACGAAGCTGGAAATGCGCCCTGGCAACCGATTGCCCCTTAGGTTCTGCCCTTTCGGTCCCCATACGGGTGGACAGTGAACTCATTGGCACCATCAACCTTTTTGAGACCAAAGACACAATCTTTCTTGGACTCAACAAAACTCTGGGGGAAGGCATCGCCAACCTGATCTCCGATCAGATTCTCCATGCTCGCTATAATGAACAAAAAAATCTGTTGGTACAGTCAGAGCTAAAGCTGGTTCAGGCCCAGATCAATCCACATTTCCTCTTCAATGCCCTCAATACCATCATCGCGGTGATCCGCAAAGATGCCAACCAAGCTCGGGAGCTCCTGCTCCATCTCTCAAACTTTTTCCGCAAAAACCTCAAACGGACCACCGACATCACCACATTGGCCGAAGAACTCGATCATGTGCAATCGTATTTAAAAATCGAGAAAGCCCGCTTTGGCGACCAACTAACCCTTGAGATGGACATCGATAAAAGTCTCCATTCCCTACGGCTTCCGGTTTTTTCATTGCAACCGCTGATTGAAAACGCGATAAAACATGGCATTTCACAGATGTTTGGCCCGGGAATCGTTCGAATCAGTGCCCACCGGCAGGAGACAAATGTGGTCATTGAAATTGAAGATAACGGCGGCAACTACCAGGAAGGAGGCCCTATCGGCCTGGGGATGAATATTGTCGAAAAACGGATCAAAAGCCTTTATGGGGAAGCCTACGGTGTCCAGGTCACCTGTGAACCTCAGGTCAGAACCCTGATCTCTATTACGCTCCCCTATTGA